The proteins below are encoded in one region of Labeo rohita strain BAU-BD-2019 chromosome 15, IGBB_LRoh.1.0, whole genome shotgun sequence:
- the si:ch1073-145m9.1 gene encoding uncharacterized protein si:ch1073-145m9.1 — protein MGFHVFFYVPNVIGYIRILLVLIAWILYSDPGIFVPLYVLSIILDGVDGWVARRLQQTSRFGAWLDVVIDNIGRGMLWNMLYDWGWLVSSVEWCVFVCNHNARGAQWKNTFTESPVWVQAVMAKGFKTPLGILTIAGIHVLPVWLYGYQHEVLLQTLFAPYWLQILGILVLAAGRLLGFAVEMWCIVTHLRFLVHEEEEKKN, from the exons ATGGgctttcatgtctttttttatgtACCCAATGTAATCG GTTATATCCGGATTCTTCTTGTTCTTATTGCCTGGATTCTGTATAGTGACCCAGGGATATTTGTACCCTTGTATGTGTTATCAATTATATTGGATG GGGTGGATGGCTGGGTGGCTCGTCGTCTGCAGCAGACCTCCAGGTTCGGAGCGTGGCTGGATGTGGTCATTGACAACATAGGACGTGGCATGCTCTGGAACATGCTTTATGAT TGGGGCTGGCTGGTGTCTTCAGTGGAGtggtgtgtatttgtgtgcaaCCACAATGCCAGAGGTGCCCAGTGGAAAAACACTTTCACAGAGAGCCCGGTTTGGGTGCAGGCAGTGATGGCAAAAG GCTTCAAGACTCCTTTAGGCATTCTGACAATAGCAGGGATTCATGTTTTACCCGTGTGGCTGTATGGCTACCAGCATGAGGTGCTGTTGCAGACTCTCTTTGCCCCATACTGGCTACAGATTCTGGGGATTTTGGTTCTGGCAGCAGGACGCTTGCTGGGCTTTGCAGTTGAG ATGTGGTGCATCGTAACCCATTTGAGATTCTTAGTGCATGAAGAGGAAGAAAAGAAGAACTAG
- the appbp2 gene encoding amyloid protein-binding protein 2 translates to MAAVELEWIPETLYNTAISAVVDNYGRSRRDIRSLPENIQFDVYYKLYQQGRLCQLGGEFCELEVFAKVLRASDKRHLLHHCFQALMDHGVKVASVLANSFSRRCSYIAESDAHVKEKAIQFGFVLGGFLSDAGWYGDAEKVFLSCLQLCTLHDEVLHWYRAVECCVRLLHVRNGNCKYHLGEETFKLAQSYMEKLAKHGHQANKAALYGELCALLFAKSHYDEAYRWCIEAMREITVGLPVKVVVDVLRQASKACVVKREFRKAEQLIKHAVFLAREHFGHKHPKYSDTLLDYGFYLLNVDNICQSVAIYQTALDIRQSVFGGKNIHVATAHEDLAYSSYVHQYSSGKFDNALFHAERAIDIITHILPEDHLLLASSKRVKALILEEIAIDCHNKETEERLLQEAHDLHLSSLQLAKKAFGEFNVQTAKHYGNLGRLYQSMRKFKEAEEMHIKAIQIKEQLLGQEDYEVALSVGHLASLYNYDMNQYDDAERLYLRSIAIGKKLFGEGYSGLEYDYRGLIKLYNSVGNYEKVFEYHNILSNWNRLRDRQFAVADALEDVNTSPQATEQVVQSFLLSQSHGAGRPCLG, encoded by the exons ATGGCCGCGGTGGAGCTGGAATGGATCCCTGAGACCCTGTACAACACCGCTATCTCAGCCGTGGTCGACAACTACGGCCGATCGCGACGGGACATCCGCTCTCTGCCTGAAAATATACAGTTTGATGTGTACTACAAG CTTTACCAGCAAGGCCGGCTCTGCCAGCTGGGAGGGGAGTTCTGTGAGCTGGAGGTCTTCGCTAAAGTCCTCAGGGCCTCTGACAAAAG GCACCTCCTACATCACTGCTTCCAGGCTCTGATGGACCACGGTGTGAAGGTAGCTTCAGTCCTGGCCAACTCTTTCAGCCGCCGATGTTCATACATTGCAGAGTCAGATGCTCATGTGAAAGAGAAAGCGATACAGTTTGGCTTTGTTTTAG GTGGCTTTCTATCAGATGCCGGTTGGTATGGAGATGCAGAGAAAGTCTTCCTGTCTTGCCTCCAGCTGTGCACATTACACGATGAAGTTCTGCACTGGTATCGTGCGGTGGAGTGCTGCGTGAG GTTACTTCATGTGCGTAATGGCAACTGCAAATACCACCTGGGAGAAGAGACGTTCAAACTGGCCCAGTCTTACATGGAGAAACTAGCCAAACACGGCCATCAGGCTAATAAGGCTGCCCTGTATGGAGAACTGTGTGCTTTACTCTTTGCCAAAAGCCACTATGATGAG GCTTACAGGTGGTGTATAGAGGCTATGAGGGAGATCACAGTTGGCTTACCTGTGAAAGTAGTAGTTGATGTTCTCAGACAAGCTTCAAAG GCTTGTGTTGTTAAGCGGGAGTTTAGGAAAGCTGAACAACTGATAAAACATGCAGTCTTTTTGGCACG GGAACATTTTGGGCACAAGCACCCAAAATACTCAGATACACTACTAGATTATGGATTTTATCTCTTAAATGTGGATAATATCTGTCAATCAGTGGCCATTTACCAG ACTGCACTAGATATTCGGCAGTCAGTGTTTGGAGGAAAGAATATTCATGTTGCAACTGCACATGAGGACTTGGCGTATTCGTCCTACGTCCATCAGTACAGCTCTGGTAAATTCGACAACGCACT ATTCCACGCAGAACGTGCCATAGACATCATAACTCACATTCTCCCTGAAGACCATCTGCTGCTGGCCTCGTCCAAGAGGGTGAAAG CCCTGATCCTGGAGGAGATTGCCATTGATTGCCATAACAAAGAAACAGAGGAACGCCTCCTTCAGGAGGCCCATGATCTGCACCTCTCCTCCCTCCAGCTGGCCAAAAAAGCTTTTGGAGAGTTTAACGTTCAGACGGCGAAACACTACGGGAACCTGGGCCGCCTCTACCAATCCATGCGCAAATTCAAG GAGGCAGAGGAGATGCACATCAAGGCCATTCAGATCAAGGAGCAGCTGTTGGGACAGGAGGACTATGAGGTGGCTCTGTCAGTGGGGCACTTGGCCTCGCTCTATAACTACGATATGAATCAGTATGATGATGCAGAGCGTCTGTACTTGCGTTCCATCGCTATTG GGAAGAAGTTGTTCGGGGAGGGTTACAGTGGACTGGAATATGACTACAGAGGCCTGATAAAACTGTACAACTCGGTTGGAAACTACGAGAAGGTCTTTGAGTACCACAATATTCTGTCCAACTGGAACCGTTTAAGGGACAGGCAGTTTGCGGTAGCCGACGCGCTAGAGGACGTCAACACGAGCCCCCAGGCCACAGAGCAGGTGGTGCAGTCTTTCCTGCTTTCCCAGAGCCACGGAGCCGGACGCCCCTGCTTGGGCTAA